Genomic segment of Buchnera aphidicola (Pemphigus populi):
AAAATATTGAAAAATCGATTATAATATGTACAATTATTGTAATTTAAATTGTAATAAATTGATATTTTTTTTAAGATAAAATATTGGTATTAAAAAAATATTTATATGTATTTTATTTCCTAATATTTTTAATAATTTAAATATTTTTTAAGGAAGTTAAAATAATATTTATAATTTTTTATTTAAAGAATTTTAGATGAGATAAAAAAATTATTTTTTATTAAAAAATAATGATGAAATTTTAGATAAATATTTTTTAAAAGTTTTTACATTAATTAATAATAAATATTTTATAAAAAAATAAATTTGATAAATGTGTTTTTTTTAAAACATAAAAAATAAAATATTTTAAGTTTAGGAATAATCTTGAAAAGTTTTTAAAAGTTATCATATAGATAAATGACAGAAATAGTATCTAAATATTAATATAATTAGTAATTTTAATTAATTTCGTTTCAATTAAGGAGAATTCTCATGTCTTATCATTCTTTTTCTTTAATACCTGCTGCATATGACGAGATATTTTCAGATAGATTTAAACAAATAGATAATATGTTCAGTAGATTAACTGGTGAAAAGCCAATATCAGATGTTCCTGATTATGATTTAATTCAAAAAAATGAAACAAATTATCAATTAAAAATTAATACTGCTGGTTATGAAGAAAAAAATTTAGACATTCTAGTTCATAATAACAAGCTTACGATTACTGGTAAGTATCAAAAGAGCATTGATGATAAAGAAATAAGTTATAAATGGTTACATAAAGGAATTAAAAAAAATAATTTTTCTTTAAGTTTTAATTTGGATAACAGAGTTAGGGTGAAGAAAGCAGAAATTGTATTAGGTTTATTAACATTGGATTTTGAATATGAAATCCCCGAACAAGAAAAACCTAAAAAAATAAATATTATTAATGAAAAAAAATAAAATAAAAAAGATATTCTCTAGTATAAAAAAATAATTCAAGCATTATTGTACTTAACTATTTTACTGGTTAAGTACACAATTTCTATTTATGGAGTCAGAAAAATGAGTATTACTAATACAATAGCAAGTAATAGAACTAAGAATTCATGCCCAGAATTTATAATTCCAGCTCATCACAAGCATAAAATTCCTTTTGTGCTTTCCGATGCTATAAAAAGAAATCATGATAGAGATTTAACAGCAGAAGTACATTTTTATCTTAGCTTACCTCCTGAACGATGCCGACGCATATACAAATCTCGTAGGAGGGCGCTTAACGCGATGTTAAGAGCAATCTTATACCACGTTAACGTTGTGTCTAAACAAGTGCCTATTAGCGCTAGTATGCTGTCTGAGTACTGTGGGCTGACTACAATATCGAAAGCAGGAAATAAGTCTGTAACTCGAGGTACTAGGGCCTTAACTATGCTTCGTGATTTAGG
This window contains:
- a CDS encoding Hsp20 family protein; amino-acid sequence: MSYHSFSLIPAAYDEIFSDRFKQIDNMFSRLTGEKPISDVPDYDLIQKNETNYQLKINTAGYEEKNLDILVHNNKLTITGKYQKSIDDKEISYKWLHKGIKKNNFSLSFNLDNRVRVKKAEIVLGLLTLDFEYEIPEQEKPKKINIINEKK